From the genome of Nicotiana sylvestris chromosome 2, ASM39365v2, whole genome shotgun sequence, one region includes:
- the LOC138886267 gene encoding uncharacterized protein codes for MSLPLEYEAPSSTKVPRPIEVDFGVPKAPVSFEVAVLPPRAPIPVAMSDITPSHSNAIPWDYTAEARRKGKTKTGEAIAAQGITRIGRVYTPEHLAESRNPGRTIETGTDDLGKKIQDNEYSVVEQLNKIPAQIFILALMQRSDAHKNALMKILSEAYVPSNITGGEMANMSLHEIKDGAINVKAFDGSQRSTIGEISLCLQMGPTWFDIDFQVIDVPASYNLLLGRPWIHTAGAVASTLHQAVKFEWNHQEVIIHGNGSNPIYSRQTVPMVGGRRKKGGETYHHIERVNAVDKDKWWDNKIESILNWYGYEPGKGLGKNLQGITKPIKLKEHGTTFGLGYEYTWRSSITCHHHGATFQPTDIIYGSEEDEALAAMKNLFLEDDDMDCCVIFEEEGPSIQAVNRGERLSNCITITCLDDKPTIVTSNETTQQTDMDSEEDDIPKEVIREVENFENRPKSNLDKTENAATKWTDDCQKAFDKIKEYLSTPPVLVPPKPGRPRLLYLAVLEGAFGCVLGQHDETGRKEQAIYYLNTNFIDPIPIKIHDQPAYCAHVEEEADGKPWFHDIKERTPNLGLLRCVEANEASKLLDEVHAGTCGPHMNGFVLAKKILRQDIFG; via the exons ATGTCTTTACCTCTCGAATatgaagcaccttcttctacaAAGGTGCCCAGACCAATTGAGGTTGATTTTGGAGTCCCGAAGGCACCTGTATCTTTCGAAGTTGCTGTGTTACCGCCAAGGGCAcccattcctgtagcaatgtcagacataacaccatcccactcaaatgccataccgtgggattacacagctgaggcaagaagaaaaggaaagactaAGACGGGGGAAGCAATTGCTGCGCAGGGTATAACCAGAataggcagggtttacactccagagcacctagctgagtccagaAACCCTGGACGGACTATTGAAACTGGGACCGATGATCTTGGGAAAAAAATACAAGATAATGAGTATTCAGTCGTCGAGCAGTTGAACAAAATACCAGCCCAGATCTTCATCCTAGCTCTTATGCAGAGATCTGACGCACATAAAAacgccttgatgaagatattaagcgaagcttatgtacccagcaacataactggaggcgaaatggcaaatatg agcctgcacgagatcaaagatggggccatcaatgtcaaagccttcgatgggtcccaaaggtccactatcggAGAAATCAGCCTAtgtctgcaaatgggaccaacttggttcgacattgactttcaagtgatagatgtcccagcatcctacaacttgctgttgggacgaccatggatccacactGCTGGAGCggtagcatcgaccctgcatcaagcagtgaaattcgagtggaatcaccaagaggtgattattcatggtaatggtagcaaccccatatacagcCGCCAGACCGTCCCAATGGTTGGAGGCAGAAGGAAAAAaggtggagaaacataccaccacatagAGCGGGTCAACGCTgtagacaaggataaatggtgggataacaagattgaaagtatcctgaattggtatgggtacgaacctggaaagggactcggcaaaaacctccagggaatcaccAAGCCCATCAAGCTGAAGGAACAtggtactacatttggtttggggtatgaatacacttggaggagttcaatcacttgTCACCACCATGGTGCG actttccagccgaccGACATCATATACGGATCAGAAGAAGATGAAGCATTAGCAGCcatgaagaatctgttcctggaggacGATGATATGGATtgctgtgttattttcgaggaggaaggcccttctatacaagctgtgaaccgaggagagcgcctcagcaattg cattactattacttgccttgacgataaaccaacgattgtgactagcaatgagacaacgcaacaaacagatatggattcagaagaggatgatataccaaaAGAGGTCatcagagaggttgagaatttcgagaataggcctaagtctaacttggacaaaactgag AATGCTGCTACCAAGTGGAcggatgattgtcagaaagcttttgacaaaatcaaggaatacctgtcaacgccgccaGTCTTGGTTCCGCCTAAGCCAGGAAGACCCcgattgctttaccttgcggtattggagGGAGCATTCGggtgtgttctgggacaacatgatgaaacagggagaaaggagcaagccatctactatctca atacaaatttcattgatcccatcccaatAAAGATTCATGACCAACCAGCTTATTGCgcccatgttgaggaagaagcggatggaaaaccatggttccatgacatcaagga aaGGACTCCCAATTTGGgtctactaagatgtgttgaagCAAATGAAGCGTCCAagctattggacgaagtgcatgcagggacctgcgggccgcacatgaatggttttgtcttagcaaagaagatacttcggcaggatatttttggatga